The Alosa alosa isolate M-15738 ecotype Scorff River chromosome 3, AALO_Geno_1.1, whole genome shotgun sequence nucleotide sequence gcagctttggttcttttttgtaggcgaacttcagaggtctatttgaATGACTAGTGCCAACAGAAATGGGAAAAGAGACTTCATTTGAGACTGGCCAATCATATTCCCCTAAAAATAACCAAGCCCCACCCTTTGTCCGTCCCACTTCTCTGAATGAGGAAGTTCCCTGAAAGACACAGAGCACCTGCAGGTCATTTTCACAGGAGTGATAGAGCTTTTTGTTTGGACAAAAGTCATTTCAGAGTGAGATGTAAACTCTTATGGTTAACAGACCAGGAAATGGTACACACAGGGGTCATTTAGACTAAACCACATTTTCATTCTTCACCCtgtaaaagtgaaagtaaaaACTAACCAGACGAGTTAAGATTTTCATGGGAGAAAATGGCTTCAAAGCTTGAAGAGGAGTTTTGCTGTCCTGTGTGCTGTGACATCTTCAAGGTTCCCGTCTTTTTGCCCTGTGCTCACAGTGTGTGTAAAGCCTGTCTGCAGCAGTTCTGGGAGAATAAAGGACACCGAGAATGTCCCTACTGCAGGAGGAAGTGCTCTAAAGAACACTATCCTCCTAACATGGCGTTAAGGAACCTGTGTGAGGCTTACTTACAGGAGAGAAGTCAGAGAGCTTCAGCAGGGTCTGAGGTGCTCTGCAGTCTGCACAGTGAGAAACTCAAGCTCTTCTGTCTGGAGGAtcaacagcctgtgtgtgtggtgtgtcaggCTTCAAAGAAACACACCAACCACAAGTTCCAACCTGTAGATGAGGCAATAGCTGACCTTAAGGTGAGTCATATTCTTGACAATTTGCAATAATTTGTATTAAagtttttctcaattgctaaaacacaatttctGAAACCTTGCTCCGTTTTCTTAAAACATTAAACACAAAACCTCAGCCTTAAGCACTATTTACAAAATCTCTGACTCAGTAAACAGATTTACTTGTGTTAAAATCAAACTTTCGCTTCAAAacagttttacttgtgctcaaaACCAAACACTGCTCTCAAATCATAAAACAAAGTGATCAAAATGATGTACACTATCAAGCAGAAGTCAGTAAACAATACACCAGAAAATagaaaacacattgttcaaaacATATAGTTCTCGGGGAGAAGTACATTTTTAATCTCAAAACAAATTTCATATTTTTCCGTCATTATCTTTTGATGAACGAAAACATCAAGTAGAAATTACTACTTTGCTTTGCTCTTTCAGTGTTTCCTtatgtggcggcccaccacaatatcaacattgaccaccacacaatgattttccaggttgtactatattgtgcttaaatcttgttagcatcataaccacgctgtgctaatttgttaaaaactgttgcatttaagttaattctgcaaacgaaccaccacaaatggaattcaattctgtgggaaacactgtctttgcatttttttgttctttctccTCCTTGTACCCCTATTTTTACAGTACTCTGCATCTCACAAACTTGTCCTTTTGATTCTTATTCTTTGTTGATATGAACTTGCAACCAGTCAAAATCTATTGAGCAgtcagtactgtaaacaaatggaaagcacaatgttcagggccatacgatttgtttacagtattgtacagtatacagcctacaatgcactgtacTACAGTGTCCAATAAAAATCCTCTTTCTtgccctcctccccttcctcctcgtcCCCCACCTCACATATGCACTCGTCCTCTTACATAGTTTCATCTATCCATTCTCATTCCCACCTTCAAACTGTTTGCTCTCTGAACTGGCTTATTTTGGTTTTGTCccatcatttgaaacaagtgaaaTCAATTTTGAGTGGTTGTGTTTAATCAATGACATGTgatttctatttcatttttgccatttgtgtttaCCAGTATGGATGCATGTGCATTAgagtgcaaaatgtgttttgacAATGATAATGTGTTcaaagttttgctaaaaattgtAAGTGAGgtctgcaaattgtgttttaccatgtgaaatggtttaaagggacaccaggcaacgttttcgtgttaattaatcatcttcgtaagtcggtatatggttaaatgactcattacagggcgaatgaagactctctcgcccgcccctactgcctgtaggaagaatatcccacttacaagttcggtgtatcccacccgccgaccttcagtctcataAAGTCTCGACATcacgagaagcaggatcagtttacatcctgcatccccagcacagaaacgctagtgattgttgcaaacgtgtgtataatggcagagccggcgaagaagcagcgaaaacccttgacggaagatgcaaagaaaaggaaaagagcttcacaccgagcgagggctcgcacacgtatTGACACGTACAGACGGTAGGGGGAGCTTTGTAGAGAAaaggcatcaggcttgcctggtatccCTTTAAGGTATTGACAACAGACTGAACGATTAGCTTAATGAGTTCAAGCAACTGACAACTTTCTTCAGCCAATgggttttagtgttttagcaactgagaaaaactgtaaaaagaaGTACAAGTGCAAAAAAGTCCTCCTCCTGTCTGGAGTAATTGTAATGTTCATCACTCACCACTAGGTGGAGTGTTTACTCTATATTTTGTTGCATTGTTACACAATGAATGTACTGTTGGTcatgagacaaacacacacaatctctctctctctctctctctctctctctctctctctctctctctctctgtttacttCAGGAGCTGCTGAGGATTAAACTAGAATCCTTACAGAAGAGGCTGAAGGTCTTTGAAGAAGCAAAACTCTCCTGTGATGAAACAGCGAAACATGTGAAGGTGTTGTCCTCCTGAATGTGTATAGCAGCAGCATGAGAGTGTTGTTGACCATCACTGACTGGTGTTGAACTGTAGTGGACTGGAGTGATATTAATGGAGGGGGTAACACTGACTGGTGTTGAACTGTAGTGGACTAGAGTGATATGAATGGAGGGGGTAACACTGACTGGTGTTGAACTGTAGTGGACTAGAGTGATATGAATGGAGGGGGTAACACTGACTGGTGTTGAACTGTAGAGGACTGGAGTGATATGAATGGAGGGGGTAACACTGACTGGTGTTGAACTGTAGTGGACAGAGTGATATGAATGGAGGGGGTAACACTGACTGGTGTTGAACTGTAGAGGACTGGAGTGATATGAATGGAGGGGGTAACACTGACTGGTGTTGAACTGTAGAGGACTGGAGTGATATGAATGGAGGGGGTAACACTGACTGGTGTTGAACTGTAGTGGACAGAGTGATATGAATGGAGGGGGTAACAGTTCCGAGCCTCATCAAACACAACAGACTTTGTCAACTAACTGGGCCATGAATGAACATGCATACTAtcctttttatttctttaatttTTCTTAGGTTACAATCATATTAGTAGTCATTTTTAAATTCATGATTTGGGTAAAGAAATCATCCATTGTGTTTCATAAGTTAAACGCTAAATGTGCTGATAGAGTTATTTGAATTAAATGGAATTGAAGCTAATAATTGAAGTCATTATGTCGTGCCAGGACTAAGACCAGCAGCAGGGAGGTAGATACCGTATCAGGGTTCATATGGTGTACTGTACACTGAAATAGAACTCTATTCTATGTGTGCACTCAAATACACTCCAGGACAAACACAATGGCACCGCTTTCAGCCAATCAGCTCGTTACTAAAGGAACACAGAGGGGAGGGGcacatttgattggctgtgcaAATTAAGTATACATTTCCTTTAATTAGAATGACAGACTGTACCTTTAACTATACACCTTTATGATGGTTTATTATGTGTGTTATTCCAGACTCAGGCCCAGCACACAGAGATGCAGATCAAGGAGGAGTTTGAGAAGCTTCACCAGTTTCTACGAGATGAAGAGGCAGCCAGAATAGCTGcactgagggaggaagaggagcagaagagtCAGAAGGAGAAGATTGAGAAGATGAGCAGAGAGATCGCATCTCTTTCAGACACAATCAGAGCCATAGAAGATGAGATGGGAGCTGATGATGTCGCATTCCTGCAGGTAAGAACAAATCTAACTTTAATGGTAGATGTTCTTTTATATATTCATGCATGATTACTGATCAGCTAATCGTGACTAATTCCTAATTCATCTATTTGTTACTCTACAGAATTACAAGAGCACAGTGGAAAGGTGAGTGATctgcctcctgtctctctcttctctggttCTGAACCCAAACCCACAGCAGCACTGACTCCTGAATGTTATTCCAGAGCCCAGTGCACACTGCAGGATCCAGAGAGGGTTTCGGGAGCTCTGATCAATGTGGCAAAGCACCTGGACAACctgaaggtcaaagtctggaAGAAAATGATTGGTCAGTATTAAAGACCCACTGCAGTGACTTACAAAACCCCAAACACTCTTCTCTAAATCTACTTAattttgaaacatgtttaaCTATGAATATGCAAATAGTCTTTTTCAGCCCTTTGTACATACCTTATTTTTGACAATGTGTAAGCAATTCATGACAAAGAAACCCATCCCAAAGGTATCTTTTAGCATCATTCTATGAGTGACATTCAGAGAGATTAgcattttataatatataagggTGACAACAGTGTGGTCCAAATCATCCCAAACAGTCACTGTAATCACAGTCCCTCACAAATTATGACATACAAACAAATGAATTGGACATACAAACATCTAAATGAGCAGTATAACTCCAAAAAACTGAATCTTAAAATGTAACTCGGCGGTTTCTGGCACTTTTAGGAAAGGACTTGTTGTTTGATTGGGACTATGATTGCTGTGACTGTGGGTGTGGCTATGAGATTTTTccaatgggaaaataacatggggattttgattTATCGCACATGTTAAACTCTCGTGGGGACGAAGAAATCGGAAATGGAGATGTTTTGCTCTACAcgcttttgtcctctgccttctaGTGGATACTGTGATGTTTGGTACATTAAGACggcacactttgatttttgctaccccagagctaacttgcaatgcaacttgccatagatAGTTggcttcaattaacacccggatctccttatactGTATGGACAAAGATGGCAGttttggttcctttttgtaggtgaacttcagaggtctattcgATATTTGGAGACCAAAAATGGTGCACTGACAATTCAAACCAGAAATTCAAAGGATTTATGTTTACTGTGTACTTTACTCATAATATGTGTTGAAACACATGAAAAACACCACAAGAACattagcctgacgttgtcatactcaaattctagtcagaatataaGTCTAATACTGCTCCATTGGcaccgatacaggggggaatgcctctgcactcaattggatagacccaTGGGCGGACATGGgcggcattttcccggtgggccgacgcgccttttgggccgatagaataggctacataattaaataattttggccaacgatcggcccaaaggaaggacaatcagcggcccattggttacatttccatattgacactcgactgatccaataacagctcacatcaggccccacccctcgcattttggctcagagccaggattttgTGAGCGCATCAGAAGTTAATCAAAGTTGCCTTCACAaaattgcggcgggtgccggtagtgacaatagtgcaaaagtaacaccaatgtagaagcttcaaaaatacaatattgcaagtaggctagcatatgtccgcaacatgttgaagttcgttgagtttgaacgaggatgtaagcaagcatacagagcagagggacagtgagcaggtggagttgaggctacatgataagaactccgtggtggagcaggtaggctaagtGTGatatgccatgctgacgatgatgattatgatgacttattaattgcgataatgtaatgatcTGGTAATAATAACatagtaaggccgtgctgtgattataataacaaatagcgcaacttaaatgttctacagtaaatgaatgatttgcaaacccggacagtAAAAGGgtgtcaaatcgatgttaattgttggtcagattgatcagtttctgtcagacgcccaaaatttAACCAACTAAGCTATATATACAGTGACCTATCTGATgggctactggaagacattaaTGATAATTAGTTAATATAGctatactgttccaaaatgtaccagcaatgtaggtaggtagtataGCCTGCAggaggggtattcaattaatcttcagcgaggtccagttacggaaaatttcctcaagcaaaggtccggagcatctTAATGTTTTAgcgtgtttaggctatgtatacgtatgcatgtatgtactgtatgtgtgtgtgtgtgtgtatatatatatatatatatatatatatatatatatatatatatagatagataggatggatggatggagcctagttgtataggcctaatgtttaatatgaaataaaataagtagcctaaaatgcaacattcgaaatgaggagaaataaggcaagataggAGTAATTGGgcagaaaaactgagtagccttggctattttaaagatcttaatgtgaacttaaaataaaatttgagctgagacaaggatggatattccacagctggttccttgaacccattaatcagcaagttcaattttatttttttaggttttttttgtgttgacccgaaatcctggaaacccaggaacatcacgttgttgggcagtgaatgcatgtaggcttcactagattgtggtggatcaatcatattgccttcttaaatcgtaaaatattctgtggtctcagttcgctgttgaatgggcctagcctaccccatgcttgctcaaaatatatgctttgtctagtagaggtgcttcaaattgtttctcgtcccgtctcctcCTCGCTCATTTCAGGCTATTAGTGagtctcttccccatagtaggctatattcactcactgactcgacgttatcagaattcacagatttcactggctgagaaGCAACACGCGAAAATATGGTTCCTGAAGCCCCTGAAGTAAATGATGTTACCTTAACCAACGAcccatttagcgcagctttgaaatcttacgtgaaaatctaaattaggctattatggtccgggtccggataggatcacgtcagggtccggactcggactgcagtccgccatttggtgacccctggcctacaggaataaaatatttccaacaacagccctgtttatttcagttgtcctacagtgattaaTGTCTACGACAATCTAGGAAATTTAGCTccttacacataggcttcagtaactgtttggtgctgctgtcagttgagcattgtatagtttaaatgtagcctattgaataatttgaaatgatactttgaattcaagcagaaactctttaataattgcttgtatagcctacttaaatatggagatcatgtgctccatggctacctctgatcagtcagagtgatagccaatgaggcctacatcactttcagtgcagttgaaaatatatgcatatttaagggtaatgcaaagatttagtatttaattaggtgtgcccgaccgattagagggccgcttgggccaaatatgccagggccgatttttggtctcagtccgcccctggatagacctaaccaatccgagcaacgaaatagcttaccatGAGATataggaagaaaacacaagcctccttcttctccacaaatgccttaacattgttttttggtcttttgtaaaagttattgtgccgtcaatatctacaacactcattagcgaattCTAAAAGATACGAAGTAGGGTAGGCTccgttgaacactgatatgcttcaaacatgttataaacagctgggaaaggctgtcgcaaatacCTCAAATAGGTgctcaatcagagatttcaaacaaacgagggaacaacatgtcaatgcaacacgctgttttcccttgatgaaagtgaaaccatgagttttcccacatctcaactttggccaaagtttttagaaataatcgttttcagtgatacaacctcattgaaataatatgcattttccatatggggtcttagaagccatctgtcttcttctagccacagtgtttttgttgcaaacataatcaacctaagcgtgctcagataacgtgatagacgaggcgctgttactcacctgtccatcatcgtaaagcccgatttgattggtccgcccagGTCTgggcgagcatagttgctccacagtggagcaatgccagaccgaacttcctgacctcaaatgttgtgggcgggactaagttcggctggcacttGATTTTCACCACAGTGGGTCTTTCACAAACTAAACAAACTTCCACTAATACCCCACAATGTTAAGATCTACTGGAACTGTAGTAAACTCACAGATATGCAGACTGAAGGAGATATActgtaaaactccaaataatagcccgggcttttattttcccaaattgccaaactgcaccggctagtatttGAGACCGGCGTCTATATGAGAcgggcctttaattcccttcacacaaaacttttcctctgcaaagatggaaaatattatcaaattaattattttcaaacacactgaatgtttacccatatgactaggctatccgATGATAAGCTTCAATTTCGGATcacattcatttagtgttgatgttgttcattgagtgagataaTCCAAATAGCTGGGATAGGCAGGACGgatgaaacacgttttaatcaaacgtaatttacaaagagattgtaccacactgaaagctaatattttgtcatagCAACCTATATCTGTCCTctagggttgccaacttccTCAACCCCAAATGAGGGACAATTTCAGTGCCCTCCtcccattaaaaaaataatgacaaacTATTTGGtttaaaatatgaatttcttaagaaatactaccgCTGCTGTTTAACTCAGTGTCCACTGTCAGTTTAAGAGCATTGTCTACAAAGTATTCATAATATTTTGCCAGCTCAATTCAAATACAgtctatggctagtccacaaactctaacattgtttgtgccacatttatAACAATTTAGCACATTAACAATGATACGCATACtattaatagaatagaatagaatataagctttatttgtcatTGCATACAATACAGAGTATCAACACAACGAAATTCAAGTTGCCACTCTTGGTCAGTGCTTTTTAAAAGAGCAATAAATaattcataaataaataggtaaaCATACAGGGgatgctgctactggaagcaactggaatccatgcatttccacagaattatttttggaatctgatcccttatcatacctgttcattcttacttgtcgCTCGCTCGACTtatcaagatggctgcaaacgctaaacttctgAAGATATCTGTATAAattgtcttgtaagtaaactaccagtgcttgtaaatggtgtaaaacagtgatttatttgcatggctaggccgatgcccaaggcacccccattgaaaaagctgttggtagcatcggctaactagcgccagatttcggagtgcagggaaCAAGCCGAGATGgtctatgagacatacgttcacactcggtatcatgtttcaacacactttaggtcaatatcacaccggaattctcctttaagttggtataaacaaccttcattccttcggaaatagaagcatgtaatgacatgatgctatagctagatattttctgtttgcaattaaaagtgaattatgaaccTGGTAGCCACTTAGctatctgagtggaatgtgtttaaattggcatatcatgtgcttcatgtaaatccTTAGTTTAAGagaaacaaattattgaagatCTCAAAACTCACCAATTCCATTACGCAAAGGGCAAAGACAAAGACCACTTCATATTCGATCACATTCCACAGTCTGTCAAGCATGTCAAAGTGCCCTCTCAcattttataaatggtcagtagtgggaaccggATAACTCCACAATCTCCTctagcattgtttttgttgtcctcgtgattttatattaaaaaggagatatcaattatcaacaatgacaagccagctggaacctgccactctctctccctctcatgcgCACTCAGACGTGTTCCCAAATAAAATgagtagcataacgttcaagttagatctgctgcctAATGGAGACTGAGAGAGGACCCAAAAAGTGTCATCCTTGGGTCATTCCGTGCCAAATCAACAGATTTTAGAAAAATGTCCCGCCTGACCATCTTGGATTTGCTTCAAACTTTAGGTCAATAATGTTATACCTAGCAACTACTGTGCAAAATGTTAAGCTTGTATCTACTTCGGTCCTTCGGTCATTACTCTTGAACGATTCATGCTAGATTCTTGACATTTTCAGGGAGTATTCTACTATGTTAATTGTCTTCAACTTCTGAACTAATTGCCCTACAGTTGAATATATCTCAAGCTATGACTTGCTGAAAATTGCATTTATGAAAAATGTAAGTATATTTTGACCACAATATCTTCACAATGAATCCCATCAGAAATGTTTAATTTATTCATATAATACTACTGCTTTATTACTTCCTTACCAACTAGGTTGCATGTCTAAAATAAATggaaatatataatttatagagcatcaaacatgaaaaaaataacTTCATGCCTAATTTTCAAGTGCATATTCCCCATGTATGACAAAGTCTACCACAAAAACAATCATAGCACTGAAAataatgttttcattaatatTGTGTTGGTACCTTGACTCAAACTATATCAATTAAGGTATCAAACATGGTTTTCATGGCTGAGGGTGATTGATATCCCATGGACATTTGTTTACTTATACCATGTGCTGATTTGTTtatactagtgcagtgcccgtagGAAGTATCTATTCTTATAGTGGGAGCTGAAGAAGATTTTTCAGTTATGACCATTGTCGTGACCCATGTCTCCTCCCCACAAAGACATGTCTTAAGTGTGTATACACATAGTaacatacaaaatacaaataaagttGGACTATAAAGTACCAGAAGATGGTACATAAAGAAAGACCTAATTAAAATCAAAACAGTTGAGTTTTTAattgaggggtggggtggattTCCAGACAGCTATGTCAAAAGGTTTGTTGCGTGAGCGTGCTTTACTGTGTAAGCACTTCAGTACAACATTGCTcagaaagtcaaagtcaaagtcaaagtcagctttattgtcaatttcttcacatgttccagacatacaaagagatcgaaattacgtttctcactatcccacggtgaagacaagacatattttaccaatttaggtccacagacaaacataacattcaagtaaacaaaaagtaagtaaataagtaaataagagcacatataataatgaaaaaataagagcagcaaaatttggttgaaattgtgcatagacagtcaataaaatactagtgcaaagtcaggccaataaaaggcttgggtagttctgacctaagtaagaaagaaagtggcatagtggtgcaagttatgtaagagcagcagaagtgttgtgttttcaggacaacaacaccaagttgtaaagtgtacaagtgtgcaagtgtgcaagtggagtagtgcaggcggccattgtgggtccaatgtccaggatgttatgtagctgagggtggaggggggagaggagggagagagttcagcatccttacagcttggtgtatgaagctgttggtgagtctggtagtgcgggggcgtgggcttctgtacctcttcccagagggcagtagatcaaacggattgtgagcggggtgacttgcatcactcacaattttggtcagccttttgggtgaggtgggtggtgtaaatgtccttcagggaggggagtgaagcaccaataatccttccagctgtgttcactatgcgctgcagggctttcctgttgtattcagtgcagcttccgcccccacagcgatacagctagagaggatgctctcaatggtgcctcggtagaatgtggtcatgatggctggtggagcacttgctcgcctgagtttccgcgaggggaagtacaggcggcgctgagctctcttcgccagtgatgcagtgttggtggtccaggagaggtcttcgctgatgtgcacccccaggaatttggtgctgctcgctctctccaccacagcaccgtcgatggtcagtggcaggtgttgggtgtgacctctccgaagtcaacaacaatctctttggtcttgctgacgctcagcaggaggttgttgtccctgcaccacgggtcagatggtcgacctccaacctgtattgagtctcgtaagcccttggtgatgagacccaccagagttgtgtcgtcagcaaatttcactatgtgattgttgctgtaggttgcagtgcagtcatcgtcagcagggtgaagagcagcggactgagcacgcagccttgggggcccctgtgctcagtgtgatgctgcttgaggtattgttgccaacacgcactacttggggcctctgacagaggaagtccagtagccagttgcagaggtaggtactgagtcccagtttgtcaagtttgcagatgagttgttgtggtattatggtgttgaatgcagaactgaagtctataaacagcaatctcacatatgagtctctttttttccaggtgggtgagggctgggtggagggcagagcagattgcatcctctgtagaccgcttggctcggtatgcaaactggaaggggtccagggtgggggagaatggctttgatatgtgacatgacaagccgctcaaagcacttcatgatgatgggtgtcagtgccacagggcggtagtcattgaagcaggatggagcagttttttcttcgcacaggtatgatggtggcagctttgaaacttgatgggacgatggcttgcttcagggaagtgttaaagatgtctgtgaagacatccttaaaaGCTCCCCACAGTCCTTccagcgccacgacctgggatgttgtctggacctgttgccttactggtgttgatagcagcaagtgtcctcttccgCCTGTCGGCAGAGGCacagggctgctcatgtagaggggatgggtcttctgtgggcaggtgctgttttgtgcttcaaagcgagcaaagaagcggttcaggttgttgagcagagggatgttgctctcacagctctgtggtgcgggcttgtagtctgtgagggcctgaatgccctgccataggctttgtgcgttcctgctgtctttgaagtgggtggttatcttgtgagtgtattccttttttgcttccttgatgccacgggacaggttggctctcgctgttctcatgccagcttcatccccggctctgtaggctttgtctctggccctcagcagcctgaggacatcccctgtcagccatggcttccagttagcccgagtgatgatgtcttttgtgtgggtcacatcatcgatgcacttggtgatgtaagaggttacagtgtctgtatactcctctatgtctgtccggttgttgtaagtggctgcctgcttaaacatttcccagtctgttgtgtcaaagcagtcttgaagagcatcggaggctccctcaggccacacttttacctgcttacgaaccggttttgttcgcttttaccctttgtctgtatcgggcattagcataacagtgatatggtctgaaagtccaatgtgggggggagggggtggctttgtatgctcctttgtgtgtagtgtagaccaggtccaggatgttatctcctcttgttggaaaatcaacatgctgttgtagctttggaagtacagttttgagatcagcatggttaaaatctccagtgaagatggtgaaaccgcc carries:
- the LOC125292306 gene encoding E3 ubiquitin-protein ligase TRIM35-like, which translates into the protein MASKLEEEFCCPVCCDIFKVPVFLPCAHSVCKACLQQFWENKGHRECPYCRRKCSKEHYPPNMALRNLCEAYLQERSQRASAGSEVLCSLHSEKLKLFCLEDQQPVCVVCQASKKHTNHKFQPVDEAIADLKELLRIKLESLQKRLKVFEEAKLSCDETAKHVKTQAQHTEMQIKEEFEKLHQFLRDEEAARIAALREEEEQKSQKEKIEKMSREIASLSDTIRAIEDEMGADDVAFLQNYKSTVERAQCTLQDPERVSGALINVAKHLDNLKVKVWKKMIAPVTLDPNTTHPNLILSEDLTSVRYVKNNPQRFDKYACVLGSEGFNYGTHCWDVEVGENTMCAAETPEDQSAAGLGQRKGVIL